Proteins encoded by one window of Prevotella nigrescens:
- a CDS encoding IS4 family transposase, with the protein MNIGKYIFSQVIDFVPRYQFDKLVTKYKGDRHSRELNSYNHLLHLLFGQITGCDSLRDICMCLTAHHNILYHLGIRKTVTHSSLSRANENRNYHIYEELGKYLIEQVRPLYSETKLSEVSVDNVLYALDSTTISTSIVLATWALGKYSKGAVKMHTLLDLRGSIPASIHITDGKWHDSNELDRIEPEPLAFYMMDKAYVDFDALYRFHKAGAFWICRPKDNMRYEIVDHKEDFDVSTGVRGDFTIRLTTCKSRKLYPEHIRKVCYYDADNGKEVEFITNNFEIEALEIANLYRHRWDIEVFFKWIKQNIVVKTLWGFSKNAVSTHLWVAIITYLLIAKMKHEYKSPYSITEVATLTRISVLEKVNLKELITKQDPLPSHNQYVKERSLFDDI; encoded by the coding sequence ATGAATATTGGAAAGTACATATTCTCTCAAGTCATAGACTTTGTTCCTCGTTACCAGTTTGATAAACTTGTCACGAAATATAAAGGTGATAGACATTCAAGAGAATTAAACAGCTATAATCATCTGTTACATTTATTGTTCGGTCAGATTACTGGCTGTGATTCCTTAAGAGACATATGTATGTGCCTGACAGCACATCATAATATATTGTATCATTTAGGAATTCGCAAAACAGTCACTCATTCTTCGTTATCTCGAGCCAATGAGAACCGCAACTATCACATATACGAGGAACTGGGCAAATATCTCATTGAACAAGTACGTCCATTGTATTCAGAGACAAAATTGTCAGAGGTATCTGTTGACAATGTACTTTATGCTTTAGACTCCACAACAATATCAACAAGCATAGTGCTTGCAACCTGGGCTTTGGGTAAATACAGTAAGGGAGCAGTTAAAATGCACACATTGCTTGATTTACGTGGAAGCATTCCTGCCAGCATTCATATTACAGACGGCAAATGGCATGACAGTAACGAGCTGGATAGGATTGAGCCAGAGCCACTTGCATTTTATATGATGGATAAGGCATATGTGGACTTTGATGCATTATACAGATTTCATAAGGCTGGTGCATTTTGGATTTGCCGTCCAAAAGACAACATGCGATATGAGATTGTAGACCACAAAGAAGACTTTGATGTAAGCACTGGAGTAAGAGGCGATTTTACAATACGCCTAACTACATGCAAATCCAGAAAGCTATATCCTGAACATATCCGAAAAGTGTGTTACTATGATGCAGACAACGGTAAAGAAGTCGAATTCATAACCAATAACTTTGAGATTGAAGCATTAGAAATTGCAAATCTCTATAGACACAGATGGGATATTGAGGTCTTCTTCAAATGGATCAAACAAAATATTGTTGTCAAGACTTTATGGGGATTTTCAAAGAATGCGGTAAGCACCCATCTGTGGGTTGCAATTATCACATATCTTCTAATTGCCAAGATGAAGCATGAGTACAAAAGCCCATATTCAATAACAGAGGTGGCTACTTTAACAAGAATTTCAGTACTTGAAAAAGTAAACTTGAAAGAGCTTATAACGAAGCAAGACCCTCTTCCATCTCATAATCAATATGTCAAAGAACGATCTCTTTTTGATGATATTTAA
- a CDS encoding YitT family protein — MNQDSKKVSPFSAEGINQGLSKVGGLLKTKKFWVELIIMTLGMFVAALGVYFFLIPSKLIVGSITGLSLVIAKLLPFISVGNVIFIINAILLVLSFILIGNEFGAKTVYTALILGPMIDFLGKVFPMSESMFAQHLASHGIVTNPWFDLLCFVLILSASQSILFSINASTGGLDILAKIINKYTGVSLGTSVTFAGAAICCTAFAINTPDLVIIGLIGTWMNGLILNHFMLGMNMRNRVFVISKDYERIQDYVINTLHRGVTMHEVIGGFSHQKNVQLEIILTNEELSNFMAFLGKEQIDSFCTTDTVSEVHGLWNKHKKIKH, encoded by the coding sequence ATGAATCAAGATTCTAAGAAAGTCAGTCCATTCTCAGCTGAAGGCATTAACCAAGGTCTTTCCAAAGTTGGAGGATTGCTGAAGACAAAGAAATTCTGGGTAGAACTGATCATCATGACCCTTGGTATGTTCGTTGCAGCACTCGGTGTCTACTTCTTCCTTATCCCAAGTAAGCTCATTGTAGGTTCTATTACTGGTCTTTCGCTGGTAATTGCCAAGCTTTTACCATTCATTTCGGTTGGTAACGTAATTTTCATTATCAACGCAATCTTGTTGGTATTGTCGTTCATTCTGATAGGGAACGAGTTTGGAGCCAAGACCGTTTACACTGCGCTTATACTCGGTCCGATGATTGATTTCCTCGGAAAAGTCTTCCCAATGTCAGAATCTATGTTCGCCCAACACCTTGCCAGCCACGGCATTGTTACCAATCCGTGGTTCGACCTGCTCTGTTTCGTGCTGATTTTGAGTGCTTCGCAAAGTATTCTTTTCAGCATCAACGCTTCTACCGGTGGGCTCGATATTCTGGCAAAGATTATCAATAAGTACACTGGTGTCAGCCTTGGTACATCGGTAACGTTCGCAGGTGCTGCCATTTGCTGTACTGCTTTTGCCATCAATACCCCCGATCTCGTTATCATCGGTCTTATCGGTACATGGATGAACGGTCTCATCTTGAACCACTTTATGCTGGGTATGAACATGAGAAACCGTGTATTTGTTATTTCAAAAGACTACGAGCGCATTCAGGATTACGTCATCAACACTCTTCACCGTGGCGTAACCATGCATGAGGTTATTGGTGGTTTCAGTCATCAGAAGAATGTACAGCTGGAAATTATTCTAACCAACGAAGAGTTGTCAAACTTTATGGCGTTCCTTGGAAAGGAGCAAATTGATTCGTTCTGCACTACCGATACTGTAAGCGAAGTACACGGATTGTGGAACAAACATAAGAAGATAAAACATTAA
- a CDS encoding porin — translation MKIKSIIALVFLWISTIAMAQETKPVSLQFEARADYQRTDIDGKHIKNESGFKGYIVNIILKGDISPKFSYAFRNRLNGINKDYNFFNSTDWLYLKYKPNKNVAIIAGKYIVLVAGYELLPAPIDCYFLSEFCYNFPCYQWGVVGELATNSGNDVFSTQICQSPYQKVYENKAGKAAEMYAYNVLWNGRHGIWETFWSVNMSEYAPHKFINYISLGNKFHFTNNLQLELDYWNRAASGQGFIGKDCSVIGQLSYQPTEKLNVFAKASYEVNHAGTEADVALHNGTELTRVGAGVEYYPLKDKNVRIHGYYSYAFGKNANPEGVVQDKMSQFNVGVTWRGKVL, via the coding sequence ATGAAGATTAAAAGTATAATTGCTCTTGTGTTTTTGTGGATTTCCACCATTGCGATGGCACAAGAGACAAAGCCTGTCAGCCTGCAATTCGAAGCAAGAGCCGACTATCAGCGTACAGATATAGATGGAAAGCACATTAAGAACGAAAGCGGCTTTAAAGGATATATAGTGAATATCATTCTGAAAGGCGACATTTCTCCAAAGTTCTCGTATGCTTTCCGTAACCGATTGAATGGTATTAATAAAGACTACAACTTCTTTAACTCCACCGATTGGCTCTACTTAAAATATAAACCTAATAAAAATGTAGCTATTATTGCAGGAAAATACATTGTATTGGTGGCGGGCTACGAGTTGTTGCCAGCACCCATCGACTGTTATTTCTTATCTGAATTTTGCTATAACTTCCCTTGTTACCAATGGGGAGTAGTGGGTGAACTGGCTACCAATAGTGGAAACGATGTATTCTCGACACAGATTTGCCAAAGCCCATATCAAAAAGTCTATGAAAACAAGGCAGGTAAGGCAGCCGAAATGTATGCCTATAATGTATTGTGGAATGGACGACACGGAATATGGGAAACTTTTTGGTCGGTAAATATGTCGGAATATGCTCCTCATAAGTTTATCAACTACATTTCGTTAGGCAATAAATTTCACTTTACCAACAACCTCCAATTAGAGTTGGACTATTGGAATCGTGCCGCTTCCGGACAAGGTTTCATTGGTAAAGACTGCTCGGTTATTGGTCAGCTGTCGTATCAACCTACTGAAAAACTGAATGTTTTCGCAAAGGCAAGCTACGAAGTGAACCACGCAGGAACTGAAGCCGACGTTGCCTTGCATAATGGAACAGAACTCACTCGTGTAGGGGCTGGTGTGGAATACTACCCACTTAAAGACAAGAACGTCAGAATACACGGTTATTACAGCTATGCATTTGGCAAGAATGCGAACCCCGAAGGGGTAGTACAAGACAAGATGTCGCAGTTCAACGTCGGTGTAACCTGGCGTGGAAAGGTACTTTAA
- a CDS encoding HAD family hydrolase, producing the protein MFQEAIRKYNKQAAQPFAPKVVLFDMDGVLYDSMPNHAKAWQRAMAEFGIHFTAEDAYATEGARGVDTVRRYAKEQLGKVLTEQEAEEMYQLKACYFQEMPTTDIFDGVKDLMQKIQNSGLKIGIVTGSGQRQLINRLLSDFKDFINETQITTAFDVKRGKPNPDPYLMGLKKAGNSAPHEGIVVENAPLGVRAGVAAGCFTVAINSGPLPDAALLNEGADVLFETIRAFSDSWEQLTASVAQSLKR; encoded by the coding sequence ATGTTTCAGGAAGCAATCAGAAAATACAACAAACAAGCTGCACAACCCTTTGCGCCGAAGGTTGTTCTCTTCGATATGGACGGCGTATTATACGACTCTATGCCCAACCACGCAAAGGCCTGGCAAAGGGCAATGGCTGAATTTGGAATCCATTTCACTGCCGAAGACGCATACGCAACAGAGGGTGCAAGAGGTGTAGACACTGTCCGGAGGTATGCAAAGGAGCAGTTAGGCAAGGTACTGACCGAACAGGAAGCGGAAGAAATGTACCAGCTAAAGGCGTGCTACTTCCAAGAAATGCCTACAACAGACATCTTCGATGGTGTAAAAGACTTAATGCAGAAGATACAAAACAGCGGCTTAAAGATAGGCATTGTAACAGGAAGCGGACAGCGACAGCTTATTAACAGATTACTTTCTGATTTCAAAGACTTTATCAACGAGACACAAATAACCACCGCTTTCGATGTAAAACGTGGCAAACCGAACCCCGACCCTTACCTGATGGGCTTGAAAAAGGCAGGCAATTCTGCACCGCACGAAGGCATCGTCGTAGAGAATGCCCCCTTGGGAGTGCGTGCAGGTGTAGCAGCGGGGTGCTTCACGGTCGCCATCAACAGCGGCCCCCTACCCGACGCAGCCCTTCTCAACGAAGGCGCAGATGTCCTTTTCGAAACTATTCGTGCATTTTCCGACAGCTGGGAACAGCTGACAGCCAGTGTGGCACAATCATTAAAAAGATAG
- a CDS encoding glucose-6-phosphate isomerase has protein sequence MENIKLDISKAAQVLNPGTMESYAPQVAAAQEALEKGTCLGNDFLGWLHLPTNITEEFINEINSVAGTLREKCDFVVVAGIGGSYLGARAIIEALSNSFAWLLNDKKNPTILYAGNNISEDYLYELTEFLKDKRFGVINISKSGTTTETALAFRLLKKQCENQRGKEEAKHVIVAITDAVKGAARTAATREGYKTFVIPDNVGGRFSVLTPVGLLPIAVAGFDIQQLIKGAQDMEKATGTDVPFAQNIAARYAAIRQALYSEAGKKIEIMANFQPKLHFMAEWWKQLYGESEGKEQKGIFPAACDFTTDLHSMGQWIQEGERSIFETVLSIEEPNRKLLFPHDDENLDGLNFLEGKRVDEVNKMAELGTRLAHVDGGVPNIRISIPKLNEYYIGQLIYFFEKACGISGLVQQVNPFNQPGVEAYKKNMFALLDKPGYEEESKAIRKRL, from the coding sequence ATGGAGAATATTAAATTAGACATTTCAAAAGCAGCTCAGGTGCTGAACCCGGGCACAATGGAATCGTATGCGCCACAGGTGGCAGCAGCACAAGAGGCTTTAGAAAAAGGAACTTGCCTTGGTAACGACTTCTTAGGTTGGTTACACCTGCCTACAAACATCACGGAAGAGTTTATAAACGAGATTAACAGCGTTGCCGGCACCCTGCGCGAAAAGTGCGACTTCGTAGTCGTTGCAGGTATTGGCGGATCTTATTTAGGGGCACGTGCCATCATTGAAGCCTTGAGCAATAGCTTTGCATGGCTCTTGAACGACAAGAAGAACCCTACAATCCTTTACGCTGGCAACAACATCAGCGAAGATTATCTGTACGAACTCACCGAGTTCCTGAAGGATAAGCGTTTCGGTGTCATCAACATTTCCAAGTCTGGAACAACCACGGAGACTGCCCTTGCTTTCCGTTTGCTGAAGAAACAATGCGAAAATCAGCGTGGCAAGGAGGAAGCAAAACACGTTATCGTTGCCATTACCGACGCTGTAAAGGGTGCAGCACGTACGGCAGCAACACGCGAAGGTTACAAGACTTTCGTTATTCCAGACAACGTTGGCGGTCGTTTCTCTGTGCTTACACCTGTTGGCTTGTTGCCTATCGCAGTGGCAGGCTTCGACATTCAGCAGCTTATAAAGGGCGCACAAGACATGGAAAAGGCTACAGGCACAGATGTTCCGTTCGCTCAGAACATTGCAGCACGCTATGCTGCCATTCGTCAGGCACTTTATTCAGAAGCTGGAAAGAAGATAGAAATAATGGCAAACTTCCAGCCAAAGCTCCATTTTATGGCAGAATGGTGGAAGCAACTCTACGGAGAAAGCGAAGGAAAGGAGCAAAAAGGTATCTTCCCGGCAGCGTGCGACTTCACCACCGACCTTCATTCCATGGGACAATGGATACAGGAAGGAGAACGCTCAATATTTGAAACGGTACTCTCTATCGAAGAACCTAACAGGAAATTGCTGTTCCCACACGACGATGAAAACCTTGACGGACTGAATTTCCTCGAAGGTAAGCGCGTGGACGAAGTAAACAAAATGGCTGAATTAGGCACACGACTGGCACACGTTGATGGCGGTGTTCCAAACATTCGCATCAGCATTCCAAAACTAAACGAATACTATATCGGACAGCTTATCTACTTCTTCGAGAAGGCTTGCGGTATCAGCGGCTTGGTTCAACAGGTAAATCCGTTCAACCAGCCGGGTGTAGAGGCATACAAAAAGAATATGTTTGCCCTGCTCGACAAACCGGGTTACGAGGAAGAAAGCAAAGCTATCAGAAAACGATTATAA
- a CDS encoding NAD(P)H-dependent glycerol-3-phosphate dehydrogenase encodes MYDVGNIAIIGSGSWATAIAKIVVEHTHHIGWYFRRDETIEQFRKLGHNPTYLTSAHFDTNEIRLSSDINRLVQDYDTLIFVTPSPYLKGILKKVKHKLHDKFIVTAIKGIVPDENLVCSEYFRKVMKVPEENLAVIGGPSHAEEVAMERLTYLTVGCTDTEKAQALTEVLVSNYVKTKVSHDVLGIEYASVLKNVYAIASGICSGLKYGDNFQAVIISNAMQEMERLLTSINPIKRNMIDSVYLGDQLVTGYSNFSRNRTFGMMIGKGYSVKSAQMEMEMIAEGYFGTKCMKEINRHLHVNMPILDAVYNILYEGISPKIEIKLLTDSFR; translated from the coding sequence ATGTACGACGTAGGAAACATAGCAATCATCGGAAGCGGAAGCTGGGCTACAGCCATCGCAAAGATTGTGGTGGAACACACGCACCACATAGGTTGGTACTTTCGACGCGACGAGACAATAGAGCAATTTCGCAAGTTGGGGCACAATCCCACCTATCTGACAAGTGCTCATTTCGACACCAACGAAATCCGTTTGTCGTCAGACATCAATCGTTTGGTGCAAGATTACGATACGCTTATCTTTGTAACGCCATCGCCTTACCTGAAAGGAATACTGAAGAAAGTAAAGCACAAGTTGCACGATAAGTTCATCGTAACAGCCATTAAAGGTATTGTACCCGACGAGAACTTGGTTTGCTCGGAGTACTTCCGCAAGGTTATGAAGGTGCCAGAAGAAAACTTGGCGGTAATAGGAGGACCGTCGCATGCCGAAGAAGTGGCTATGGAACGCCTGACGTATCTTACCGTAGGCTGCACCGACACGGAGAAAGCGCAGGCGCTGACCGAAGTATTGGTTTCCAATTACGTTAAAACGAAAGTATCGCACGATGTTCTTGGCATAGAATATGCTTCGGTTCTGAAGAACGTTTATGCCATAGCCTCGGGTATTTGCTCGGGTTTGAAGTATGGAGACAACTTTCAAGCGGTAATTATTTCGAATGCAATGCAAGAGATGGAACGGCTGCTTACGAGTATAAATCCTATAAAACGCAACATGATAGACAGCGTTTATCTTGGCGACCAGCTCGTTACGGGATATAGCAACTTCAGCCGTAACCGCACTTTCGGCATGATGATAGGAAAAGGATACAGCGTTAAATCGGCACAAATGGAAATGGAAATGATTGCCGAAGGCTATTTCGGAACGAAGTGCATGAAGGAAATCAACCGCCATCTGCACGTGAACATGCCTATCCTCGATGCAGTTTACAATATACTGTACGAAGGTATTAGCCCCAAAATAGAGATTAAATTATTAACAGATTCTTTCAGATAA
- the lysS gene encoding lysine--tRNA ligase has translation MNVLELSEQEIVRRQSLQELRNMGIDPYPAAEFPTNAYSADIKNEFKEDEKREVVIAGRLMGKRVMGKASFAEIQDSKGRIQVYITRDDLCPGENKDLYNIVFKKLLDIGDIIGIKGFVFKTQMGEISIHAEELTVLSKSLKPLPVVKYKDGVAYDKFDDPELRYRRRYVDLVVNDGVKETFKKRATVLRTMRRFFDDAGYTEVETPILQTIAGGASARPFITHFNALNTEMYMRIATELYLKRLIVGGFEGVYEIGKNFRNEGMDRFHNPEFTCMELYVQYKDYNWMMSFTEKLIEKICTEVNGKPEIQVGDNLISFKAPFRRLPILDAIKEKTGFDLDGKTEEEIRNIAVNELKIEGIDNSFGKGKLIDEIFGEFCEGTFIQPTFIIDYPVEMSPLSKMHRSKPGLTERFELFANGKEIANAYSELNDPIDQEERFKEQMRLADNGDDEAMVIDQDFLRALQYGMPPTSGIGIGIDRLVMLMTGQEYIQEVLLFPQMKPEAKVPQSSIKEWAEIGVPEEWVYVLRKCGFNLIQNIKEEKAQGLQQKLGEINKKYKLGYDKPSVDEIQRWIDKAQ, from the coding sequence ATGAACGTTTTAGAATTATCAGAACAAGAGATTGTGCGCCGTCAGAGTTTGCAGGAATTGCGCAATATGGGCATCGACCCCTATCCAGCAGCAGAGTTTCCAACTAATGCTTACTCTGCAGATATAAAGAATGAATTTAAAGAAGACGAGAAACGCGAAGTTGTAATTGCAGGTCGCCTTATGGGAAAGCGTGTAATGGGCAAGGCGTCTTTTGCAGAAATACAAGACAGCAAAGGCAGAATACAGGTCTACATTACTCGCGATGACCTTTGTCCAGGCGAGAACAAGGATCTTTATAACATTGTTTTTAAAAAGTTATTGGATATCGGCGATATCATTGGGATTAAAGGTTTTGTGTTTAAAACACAGATGGGCGAGATATCTATACACGCCGAAGAACTCACCGTACTGTCGAAAAGCCTGAAGCCACTGCCCGTTGTGAAGTATAAAGACGGTGTGGCTTACGATAAGTTCGACGACCCAGAGCTTCGCTATCGCCGCAGATACGTGGACTTGGTGGTGAACGATGGCGTGAAGGAAACGTTCAAAAAGCGTGCCACGGTGTTGAGAACTATGCGCCGTTTCTTCGACGATGCAGGTTACACTGAAGTGGAAACCCCAATATTGCAGACCATTGCGGGTGGTGCAAGTGCCCGTCCTTTCATCACACACTTCAATGCGCTGAACACCGAAATGTATATGCGCATCGCTACAGAACTTTATCTGAAGCGACTGATTGTAGGCGGTTTCGAAGGTGTTTATGAGATTGGGAAGAACTTCCGCAACGAAGGTATGGATCGCTTCCATAATCCAGAGTTCACCTGTATGGAACTTTATGTTCAGTATAAAGATTATAACTGGATGATGAGCTTTACCGAAAAGCTAATAGAAAAGATTTGTACAGAGGTGAACGGTAAGCCTGAAATACAAGTGGGCGACAACCTTATCAGCTTCAAGGCACCATTCCGCCGCCTTCCAATACTCGATGCTATTAAGGAAAAGACTGGTTTCGACCTTGATGGTAAGACAGAAGAAGAAATTCGTAACATTGCTGTGAACGAGCTAAAGATTGAAGGTATCGATAATAGCTTTGGCAAAGGTAAGCTAATAGACGAAATATTTGGTGAGTTCTGCGAGGGTACTTTCATACAGCCGACATTCATTATCGACTATCCGGTGGAGATGTCGCCACTCTCAAAGATGCATCGTTCTAAGCCAGGACTTACCGAACGCTTTGAATTGTTTGCGAATGGTAAGGAAATTGCCAACGCTTACTCGGAATTGAACGACCCTATCGACCAGGAAGAGCGCTTCAAGGAGCAAATGCGATTGGCAGACAACGGCGACGACGAAGCAATGGTTATCGACCAAGACTTCCTGCGTGCCCTGCAATATGGTATGCCGCCAACATCGGGTATCGGCATCGGTATCGACCGTTTGGTGATGTTGATGACAGGACAGGAGTACATTCAAGAGGTTCTGCTCTTCCCACAGATGAAGCCAGAAGCCAAAGTTCCGCAAAGCAGCATAAAGGAATGGGCAGAGATTGGTGTCCCAGAAGAGTGGGTTTACGTGCTGCGCAAATGCGGTTTCAACCTCATTCAGAATATAAAAGAGGAGAAAGCGCAAGGCTTGCAACAGAAACTTGGCGAGATAAACAAGAAATACAAGTTGGGATACGACAAGCCATCGGTTGACGAAATTCAGCGTTGGATTGACAAAGCACAATGA
- a CDS encoding pyridoxamine 5'-phosphate oxidase family protein, translated as MTEFRTMRRKRQELTETECTEILEKATSGVLSLLGDDGYPYGVPITPVLVGRKLYFHSALKGHKLDAIHNSNKASFTVIDRNEVKPKEFTTYFRSVICFGKVRLIEDETEKMEALCKLGRRYNPDDEEGLRHEIKKDFSHLVMIEFTIEHISGKEAIELVRMKKAR; from the coding sequence ATGACAGAATTTAGAACTATGCGGCGCAAACGCCAAGAATTAACAGAAACGGAATGCACGGAAATATTGGAAAAAGCAACCTCCGGTGTGCTTTCTTTGCTTGGCGATGACGGCTATCCCTATGGTGTGCCCATCACTCCTGTACTTGTGGGACGCAAACTATACTTCCATTCTGCATTAAAAGGACATAAACTGGACGCTATTCACAATAGTAATAAGGCTTCGTTTACAGTAATCGATCGAAACGAAGTGAAGCCCAAAGAGTTCACTACCTATTTTCGAAGTGTCATATGCTTCGGAAAAGTCCGCTTAATAGAAGATGAAACGGAGAAGATGGAAGCCCTCTGCAAATTGGGCAGGCGGTACAATCCCGACGATGAAGAAGGGCTCAGACACGAGATAAAGAAAGATTTCTCACACCTTGTCATGATTGAATTCACCATCGAACATATCAGTGGGAAAGAAGCAATTGAGCTTGTGAGAATGAAAAAAGCCCGATGA
- a CDS encoding M6 family metalloprotease domain-containing protein: MKKILISMLLSAAITLPTLAVGPMPKVWTVKQSDSTSIKIMVRGAGGRTVYYTTLDGKILSKGANNSFYYAVIRDGKLQPSALIAHEAGDRTAEEKAFLDANKTEKNMHLLNSVAKRTAHNAPLKAISASTADGLGEYNRSGMGGINSIGTPLVPVVMVEFKDKDFLSTTTPEKMMRYYNEAGYHDEPGCVGSVKDFFESQSRGMFVPTFEVIGPIKVNHSYAYYGRDEKTAELVRDVVKEAKAQNISFDKFKNAKTGHVELICLFYAGRGQATEDPNKPGYENYIWPQEQDINETIEGIPFNSYFVGNELNYYGTLMGMGVFCHEFGHALGLPDFYNTDPSVTLSRNPFGYWSIMDAGPYVNNANAPIGYTAYERSYLGWLKIKELTSPQTVKLDPVSNRNGELAAIVRSTRNRAEYFILENRTSDTWYPKAYKERRANGYETFTFGDGLMLSHFAYTKGTWETNSVNTVDSKMRAYIIPADDEQLNYSAHKENLFGVEKKNIDKLTFYDGLTVNNAIQGIEVNADGTILFGYRQQPNAIENISETTTENAGDGYYYDLQGRRVLNPTRGIYIHNGKKIVVK, from the coding sequence ATGAAAAAAATCTTAATTTCAATGCTTTTGTCGGCAGCTATTACGCTCCCGACACTTGCTGTTGGACCAATGCCAAAGGTTTGGACAGTGAAACAAAGCGACAGCACCAGCATCAAGATAATGGTTAGAGGCGCAGGCGGTCGTACGGTTTATTATACAACGCTCGATGGGAAAATCTTGTCAAAAGGCGCTAACAATAGTTTTTATTATGCCGTTATACGCGATGGAAAACTACAACCATCTGCTTTAATAGCACACGAAGCAGGCGATCGGACAGCCGAAGAAAAGGCTTTCTTGGACGCAAACAAGACCGAGAAGAATATGCATTTGCTAAACAGTGTAGCTAAACGTACAGCGCATAATGCACCGCTTAAGGCGATAAGTGCCTCTACGGCCGATGGCTTAGGCGAGTACAACAGGTCGGGAATGGGCGGCATCAACAGTATAGGAACACCACTTGTGCCCGTTGTAATGGTAGAATTTAAGGATAAAGACTTTCTTTCTACAACTACACCGGAGAAGATGATGCGCTATTATAACGAGGCAGGTTATCACGACGAACCAGGTTGCGTAGGTTCTGTAAAAGACTTTTTCGAGTCGCAAAGCCGTGGTATGTTTGTGCCAACATTTGAAGTAATAGGTCCGATAAAGGTAAATCACAGCTATGCATACTATGGCAGAGATGAGAAAACAGCAGAGTTAGTGCGCGACGTTGTGAAGGAAGCTAAAGCACAAAACATAAGTTTCGACAAGTTTAAGAACGCAAAGACAGGGCATGTAGAACTTATTTGCTTGTTCTATGCAGGTCGCGGACAGGCTACCGAAGACCCCAATAAGCCAGGCTATGAAAACTATATCTGGCCGCAAGAGCAAGACATTAACGAAACCATAGAAGGCATACCTTTCAATTCATACTTCGTAGGAAATGAGCTAAACTACTATGGAACGCTTATGGGAATGGGCGTTTTCTGCCACGAGTTCGGCCATGCGTTAGGCTTGCCCGACTTCTATAACACCGACCCTTCTGTAACTTTGTCTCGCAATCCGTTTGGTTATTGGTCTATTATGGACGCTGGTCCTTATGTGAACAACGCCAATGCACCCATCGGTTATACTGCTTACGAACGCTCTTATTTAGGTTGGTTGAAGATAAAAGAACTGACTTCTCCTCAGACAGTTAAGCTCGATCCTGTTTCAAACAGAAACGGCGAGTTGGCAGCAATAGTACGTTCGACACGTAATCGTGCGGAATACTTTATTCTTGAGAACAGAACTTCGGACACGTGGTATCCCAAAGCATATAAAGAAAGAAGAGCTAACGGCTACGAAACGTTTACTTTCGGCGATGGCTTAATGCTTAGCCACTTTGCCTACACCAAGGGAACTTGGGAGACTAATAGCGTAAATACGGTTGATAGCAAGATGCGTGCATACATTATTCCTGCCGATGACGAACAGCTGAACTATAGTGCTCACAAAGAAAATCTGTTCGGAGTAGAAAAGAAGAACATCGACAAACTAACGTTCTACGATGGTCTTACGGTGAACAATGCCATACAAGGCATCGAGGTGAATGCCGACGGCACCATTCTTTTCGGCTATCGCCAGCAACCAAACGCCATTGAAAACATAAGCGAAACTACTACAGAAAATGCCGGTGACGGCTACTACTACGACCTGCAAGGGCGTAGAGTGCTGAATCCGACACGTGGTATCTATATTCACAACGGCAAGAAAATCGTAGTGAAGTAA
- a CDS encoding PaaI family thioesterase, which translates to MNVEKYSAILENEEGLSRTLGMHFISTPEPDTLMAKMAVGDRNRQTFGFLSGGATLALAENVAGLGSMVLCDGKMALGINVSGNHVKAVPYGGMVTAYARILHQGYKLHVWHIDVKDDEGELISSVQVTNYIVHSNRKL; encoded by the coding sequence ATGAACGTAGAGAAGTACAGTGCTATTTTAGAGAACGAAGAGGGGTTGAGCCGCACCCTGGGAATGCACTTTATATCAACCCCGGAACCCGACACGTTGATGGCAAAGATGGCTGTCGGCGACAGAAACAGGCAAACGTTTGGTTTCCTTTCCGGTGGTGCAACATTGGCATTGGCGGAGAATGTGGCAGGTTTAGGCTCCATGGTGCTTTGCGATGGTAAGATGGCTTTGGGCATAAATGTAAGTGGAAACCACGTAAAGGCAGTGCCTTACGGAGGTATGGTTACGGCTTATGCACGCATTTTGCACCAAGGCTACAAGCTGCATGTATGGCATATAGACGTAAAAGATGATGAAGGAGAACTTATTTCTTCGGTGCAAGTTACAAACTATATCGTCCATTCAAACAGAAAACTGTAG